The Montipora foliosa isolate CH-2021 chromosome 1, ASM3666993v2, whole genome shotgun sequence genome has a window encoding:
- the LOC137979799 gene encoding uncharacterized protein isoform X2 produces the protein MIILHLSVTIYFTFATLSTITALGCLSCNQPRDPFCPTFQVDLKRNIAYGRDANIAWVDRLRVLSGLCTNQGKLRITFDKPGLGRKRTARIDLWFARQVTGYSFDIADSPTVNGWGGDAGTTEKGAEVHGYNKDLLMFTNDFIGHQDYTTDNHLRVETKSKVISDHITFYISHERVEVTNYRGYQGVYDSRFLFVLNGQPVGSPPDAKTDIWLSMNRVIGGAYRSGTGLCKVAISWVI, from the exons ATGATCATACTTCATCTTTCAGTAACGATTTATTTCACCTTTGCCACTTTGAGCACCATCACAG CTTTAGGTTGTTTAAGCTGTAACCAGCCCAGAGATCCGTTTTGTCCTACCTTCCAAGTTGATCTGAAGAGGAACATAGCTTACGGGAGAGACGCCAACATCGCTTGGGTGGACCGCTTGAGGGTGCTTTCAGGACTTTGTACAAACCAAG GGAAGCTTCGCATAACGTTTGATAAACCGGGATTGGGCCGCAAACGCACTGCCAGAATTGACCTGTGGTTTGCCCGTCAAGTGACAGGATACTCGTTTGACATTGCAGACTCGCCCACTGTCAATGGATGGg GTGGCGACGCGGGAACAACTGAAAAAGGCGCAGAGGTGCATGGCTACAATAAAGATTTGTTGATGTTCACCAACGATTTTATCGGTCACCAGGACTACACCACCGATAATCACCTGAGGGTTGAAACCAAATCAAAAGTCATCAGCGATCACATAACGTTTTACATCAGCCATGAGCGAGTGGAGGTGACCAACTACCGCGGCTATCAAGGCGTGTACGACAGCAGATTTCTGTTTGTGCTGAATGGGCAACCAGTTGGATCACCCCCCGATGCAAAGACTGATATATGGCTGAGCATGAACCGTGTCATTGGCGGTGCATATAGGTCTGGGACTGGTCTCTGTAAGGTGGCTATCTCCTGGGTAATATAG
- the LOC137979799 gene encoding uncharacterized protein isoform X1, whose amino-acid sequence MDFHSWNLVWALCFAVVAFLAAALGCLSCNQPRDPFCPTFQVDLKRNIAYGRDANIAWVDRLRVLSGLCTNQGKLRITFDKPGLGRKRTARIDLWFARQVTGYSFDIADSPTVNGWGGDAGTTEKGAEVHGYNKDLLMFTNDFIGHQDYTTDNHLRVETKSKVISDHITFYISHERVEVTNYRGYQGVYDSRFLFVLNGQPVGSPPDAKTDIWLSMNRVIGGAYRSGTGLCKVAISWVI is encoded by the exons ATGGATTTCCACTCGTGGAATCTCGTATGGGCCTTGTGCTTTGCAGTAGTCGCATTTTTGGCTGCCG CTTTAGGTTGTTTAAGCTGTAACCAGCCCAGAGATCCGTTTTGTCCTACCTTCCAAGTTGATCTGAAGAGGAACATAGCTTACGGGAGAGACGCCAACATCGCTTGGGTGGACCGCTTGAGGGTGCTTTCAGGACTTTGTACAAACCAAG GGAAGCTTCGCATAACGTTTGATAAACCGGGATTGGGCCGCAAACGCACTGCCAGAATTGACCTGTGGTTTGCCCGTCAAGTGACAGGATACTCGTTTGACATTGCAGACTCGCCCACTGTCAATGGATGGg GTGGCGACGCGGGAACAACTGAAAAAGGCGCAGAGGTGCATGGCTACAATAAAGATTTGTTGATGTTCACCAACGATTTTATCGGTCACCAGGACTACACCACCGATAATCACCTGAGGGTTGAAACCAAATCAAAAGTCATCAGCGATCACATAACGTTTTACATCAGCCATGAGCGAGTGGAGGTGACCAACTACCGCGGCTATCAAGGCGTGTACGACAGCAGATTTCTGTTTGTGCTGAATGGGCAACCAGTTGGATCACCCCCCGATGCAAAGACTGATATATGGCTGAGCATGAACCGTGTCATTGGCGGTGCATATAGGTCTGGGACTGGTCTCTGTAAGGTGGCTATCTCCTGGGTAATATAG